A single Anopheles arabiensis isolate DONGOLA chromosome 2, AaraD3, whole genome shotgun sequence DNA region contains:
- the LOC120896600 gene encoding lipid storage droplets surface-binding protein 1 isoform X2 — translation MVHRQLKRQHSGLPQMESLSRFSSIPVVETGIKTAGSVYERVKTSNGLLTWGFETAESLTYALIDSLRPATKMIQGPLHQLDSIMCKSLDLVEQKVPSMYLPPEMMFWNTKEYMSDHLMKPVLSRANSMKNLGHAVLESRVSNYAAGRIDGALVVCDKYVERYLPTEPQDQPDYYQPVSLRRARSWQQRGYHAIPLTCMIPSERMIGLHATSHCMLIVCPSMHDRMGPGQQYPVRIACGAAPPADDSNEMHVVKTFHRGQQLSRKLKRRLTFRTRQELSALKKQSTEAVHVVAYAAELIATNPREALQKAVELWRYLSKDEPENQARPRTLEQVAVLLTRESARKMVHLINFVTGAVTRVPKAVRAQTRELVHHFLFATERLMKTVHLEKAKAATLSEASGLVHRIQHTYDDLQNQTNLALHGQLSLANIDRHDFIHWLLLKVERLAVFLSGRLEAEKITTSGNPRRRIQPRTNSNPMNSNINGVY, via the exons ATGG TGCACCGGCAGCTAAAGCGGCAGCACTCGGGCCTGCCGCAGATGGAGTCGCTGTCGCGCTTCAGCAGCATCCCGGTGGTGGAAACCGGCATCAAAACGGCCGGCAGTGTGTACGAGCGGGTGAAAACAAGCAACGGCCTGCTGACGTGGGGCTTCGAGACGGCCGAATCGCTCACGTACGCACTGATCGACTCGCTGCGCCCGGCCACCAAGATGATCCAGGGGCCGCTGCACCAGCTGGACAGCATCATGTGCAAAAGTCTCGATCTGGTCGAGCAGAAGGTACCCTCGATGTATCTTCCGCCCGAGATG ATGTTTTGGAACACGAAGGAATACATGTCCGACCATTTGATGAAGCCGGTTCTGTCGCGGGCCAATTCGATGAAAAATTTGGGCCACGCCGTGCTGGAATCGCGCGTCTCCAACTATGCCGCTGGCCGGATCGACGGGGCACTCGTTGTTTGTGACAAATACGTTGAGCGGTATCTTCCGACGGAGCCGCAGGATCAGCCAGACT ATTATCAGCCGGTATCGCTGAGGCGGGCACGTTCCTGGCAGCAGCGCGGCTATCATGCGATTCCATTGACCTGCATGATCCCAAGCGAACGGATGATAGGACTGCACGCCACCAGCCATTGCATGCTGATTGTGTGCCCAAGCATGCATGATCGGATGGGCCCTGGCCAACAGTACCCTGTGCGTATTG CGTGCGGCGCAGCTCCACCGGCAGACGACTCGAACGAGATGCACGTCGTGAAAACGTTCCACCGTGGCCAGCAGCTGTCCCGCAAGCTGAAGCGCCGGCTCACCTTCCGCACCCGCCAGGAGCTGAGCGCGCTGAAGAAGCAAAGTACCGAGGCGGTCCACGTGGTGGCGTACGCGGCCGAACTGATCGCGACAAACCCACGGGAGGCGTTGCAGAAAGCCGTCGAGCTGTGGCGCTACCTCAGCAAGGATGAGCCCGAAAACCAGGCCCGGCCCCGCACGCTCGAGCAGGTGGCCGTACTGTTGACGCGCGAGTCCGCCCGCAAGATGGTGCACCTGATCAACTTTGTCACCGGTGCGGTCACGCGCGTCCCGAAAGCCGTCCGCGCCCAGACGCGCGAGCTGGTGCATCACTTCCTGTTCGCAACCGAGCGGCTGATGAAGACAGTCCATCTGGAGAAGGCAAAGGCGGCGACACTGTCCGAGGCTAGTGGGCTCGTGCACCGCATTCAGCACACCTACGACGATCTGCAGAACCAAACCAACCTGGCACTG CATGGTCAGTTGTCGCTGGCCAACATTGATCGGCACGATTTTATCCATTGGCTTTTGTTGAAAGTG GAACGCTTGGCAGTCTTTCTTTCCGGGCGCTTGGAGGCGGAAAAGATCACCACCAGTGGAAACCCTCGCCGACGCATACAGCCCCGAACGAACAGCAATCCGATGAATTCGAACATTAACGGCGTGTACtaa
- the LOC120896600 gene encoding lipid storage droplets surface-binding protein 1 isoform X5, whose product MVHRQLKRQHSGLPQMESLSRFSSIPVVETGIKTAGSVYERVKTSNGLLTWGFETAESLTYALIDSLRPATKMIQGPLHQLDSIMCKSLDLVEQKVPSMYLPPEMMFWNTKEYMSDHLMKPVLSRANSMKNLGHAVLESRVSNYAAGRIDGALVVCDKYVERYLPTEPQDQPDSCGAAPPADDSNEMHVVKTFHRGQQLSRKLKRRLTFRTRQELSALKKQSTEAVHVVAYAAELIATNPREALQKAVELWRYLSKDEPENQARPRTLEQVAVLLTRESARKMVHLINFVTGAVTRVPKAVRAQTRELVHHFLFATERLMKTVHLEKAKAATLSEASGLVHRIQHTYDDLQNQTNLALHGQLSLANIDRHDFIHWLLLKVERLAVFLSGRLEAEKITTSGNPRRRIQPRTNSNPMNSNINGVY is encoded by the exons ATGG TGCACCGGCAGCTAAAGCGGCAGCACTCGGGCCTGCCGCAGATGGAGTCGCTGTCGCGCTTCAGCAGCATCCCGGTGGTGGAAACCGGCATCAAAACGGCCGGCAGTGTGTACGAGCGGGTGAAAACAAGCAACGGCCTGCTGACGTGGGGCTTCGAGACGGCCGAATCGCTCACGTACGCACTGATCGACTCGCTGCGCCCGGCCACCAAGATGATCCAGGGGCCGCTGCACCAGCTGGACAGCATCATGTGCAAAAGTCTCGATCTGGTCGAGCAGAAGGTACCCTCGATGTATCTTCCGCCCGAGATG ATGTTTTGGAACACGAAGGAATACATGTCCGACCATTTGATGAAGCCGGTTCTGTCGCGGGCCAATTCGATGAAAAATTTGGGCCACGCCGTGCTGGAATCGCGCGTCTCCAACTATGCCGCTGGCCGGATCGACGGGGCACTCGTTGTTTGTGACAAATACGTTGAGCGGTATCTTCCGACGGAGCCGCAGGATCAGCCAGACT CGTGCGGCGCAGCTCCACCGGCAGACGACTCGAACGAGATGCACGTCGTGAAAACGTTCCACCGTGGCCAGCAGCTGTCCCGCAAGCTGAAGCGCCGGCTCACCTTCCGCACCCGCCAGGAGCTGAGCGCGCTGAAGAAGCAAAGTACCGAGGCGGTCCACGTGGTGGCGTACGCGGCCGAACTGATCGCGACAAACCCACGGGAGGCGTTGCAGAAAGCCGTCGAGCTGTGGCGCTACCTCAGCAAGGATGAGCCCGAAAACCAGGCCCGGCCCCGCACGCTCGAGCAGGTGGCCGTACTGTTGACGCGCGAGTCCGCCCGCAAGATGGTGCACCTGATCAACTTTGTCACCGGTGCGGTCACGCGCGTCCCGAAAGCCGTCCGCGCCCAGACGCGCGAGCTGGTGCATCACTTCCTGTTCGCAACCGAGCGGCTGATGAAGACAGTCCATCTGGAGAAGGCAAAGGCGGCGACACTGTCCGAGGCTAGTGGGCTCGTGCACCGCATTCAGCACACCTACGACGATCTGCAGAACCAAACCAACCTGGCACTG CATGGTCAGTTGTCGCTGGCCAACATTGATCGGCACGATTTTATCCATTGGCTTTTGTTGAAAGTG GAACGCTTGGCAGTCTTTCTTTCCGGGCGCTTGGAGGCGGAAAAGATCACCACCAGTGGAAACCCTCGCCGACGCATACAGCCCCGAACGAACAGCAATCCGATGAATTCGAACATTAACGGCGTGTACtaa
- the LOC120896600 gene encoding lipid storage droplets surface-binding protein 1 isoform X6, with product MVHRQLKRQHSGLPQMESLSRFSSIPVVETGIKTAGSVYERVKTSNGLLTWGFETAESLTYALIDSLRPATKMIQGPLHQLDSIMCKSLDLVEQKVPSMYLPPEMMFWNTKEYMSDHLMKPVLSRANSMKNLGHAVLESRVSNYAAGRIDGALVVCDKYVERYLPTEPQDQPDYYQPVSLRRARSWQQRGYHAIPLTCMIPSERMIGLHATSHCMLIVCPSMHDRMGPGQQYPVRIACGAAPPADDSNEMHVVKTFHRGQQLSRKLKRRLTFRTRQELSALKKQSTEAVHVVAYAAELIATNPREALQKAVELWRYLSKDEPENQARPRTLEQVAVLLTRESARKMVHLINFVTGAVTRVPKAVRAQTRELVHHFLFATERLMKTVHLEKAKAATLSEASGLVHRIQHTYDDLQNQTNLALERLAVFLSGRLEAEKITTSGNPRRRIQPRTNSNPMNSNINGVY from the exons ATGG TGCACCGGCAGCTAAAGCGGCAGCACTCGGGCCTGCCGCAGATGGAGTCGCTGTCGCGCTTCAGCAGCATCCCGGTGGTGGAAACCGGCATCAAAACGGCCGGCAGTGTGTACGAGCGGGTGAAAACAAGCAACGGCCTGCTGACGTGGGGCTTCGAGACGGCCGAATCGCTCACGTACGCACTGATCGACTCGCTGCGCCCGGCCACCAAGATGATCCAGGGGCCGCTGCACCAGCTGGACAGCATCATGTGCAAAAGTCTCGATCTGGTCGAGCAGAAGGTACCCTCGATGTATCTTCCGCCCGAGATG ATGTTTTGGAACACGAAGGAATACATGTCCGACCATTTGATGAAGCCGGTTCTGTCGCGGGCCAATTCGATGAAAAATTTGGGCCACGCCGTGCTGGAATCGCGCGTCTCCAACTATGCCGCTGGCCGGATCGACGGGGCACTCGTTGTTTGTGACAAATACGTTGAGCGGTATCTTCCGACGGAGCCGCAGGATCAGCCAGACT ATTATCAGCCGGTATCGCTGAGGCGGGCACGTTCCTGGCAGCAGCGCGGCTATCATGCGATTCCATTGACCTGCATGATCCCAAGCGAACGGATGATAGGACTGCACGCCACCAGCCATTGCATGCTGATTGTGTGCCCAAGCATGCATGATCGGATGGGCCCTGGCCAACAGTACCCTGTGCGTATTG CGTGCGGCGCAGCTCCACCGGCAGACGACTCGAACGAGATGCACGTCGTGAAAACGTTCCACCGTGGCCAGCAGCTGTCCCGCAAGCTGAAGCGCCGGCTCACCTTCCGCACCCGCCAGGAGCTGAGCGCGCTGAAGAAGCAAAGTACCGAGGCGGTCCACGTGGTGGCGTACGCGGCCGAACTGATCGCGACAAACCCACGGGAGGCGTTGCAGAAAGCCGTCGAGCTGTGGCGCTACCTCAGCAAGGATGAGCCCGAAAACCAGGCCCGGCCCCGCACGCTCGAGCAGGTGGCCGTACTGTTGACGCGCGAGTCCGCCCGCAAGATGGTGCACCTGATCAACTTTGTCACCGGTGCGGTCACGCGCGTCCCGAAAGCCGTCCGCGCCCAGACGCGCGAGCTGGTGCATCACTTCCTGTTCGCAACCGAGCGGCTGATGAAGACAGTCCATCTGGAGAAGGCAAAGGCGGCGACACTGTCCGAGGCTAGTGGGCTCGTGCACCGCATTCAGCACACCTACGACGATCTGCAGAACCAAACCAACCTGGCACTG GAACGCTTGGCAGTCTTTCTTTCCGGGCGCTTGGAGGCGGAAAAGATCACCACCAGTGGAAACCCTCGCCGACGCATACAGCCCCGAACGAACAGCAATCCGATGAATTCGAACATTAACGGCGTGTACtaa
- the LOC120896600 gene encoding lipid storage droplets surface-binding protein 1 isoform X1, producing MVHRQLKRQHSGLPQMESLSRFSSIPVVETGIKTAGSVYERVKTSNGLLTWGFETAESLTYALIDSLRPATKMIQGPLHQLDSIMCKSLDLVEQKVPSMYLPPEMVRFMMFWNTKEYMSDHLMKPVLSRANSMKNLGHAVLESRVSNYAAGRIDGALVVCDKYVERYLPTEPQDQPDYYQPVSLRRARSWQQRGYHAIPLTCMIPSERMIGLHATSHCMLIVCPSMHDRMGPGQQYPVRIACGAAPPADDSNEMHVVKTFHRGQQLSRKLKRRLTFRTRQELSALKKQSTEAVHVVAYAAELIATNPREALQKAVELWRYLSKDEPENQARPRTLEQVAVLLTRESARKMVHLINFVTGAVTRVPKAVRAQTRELVHHFLFATERLMKTVHLEKAKAATLSEASGLVHRIQHTYDDLQNQTNLALHGQLSLANIDRHDFIHWLLLKVERLAVFLSGRLEAEKITTSGNPRRRIQPRTNSNPMNSNINGVY from the exons ATGG TGCACCGGCAGCTAAAGCGGCAGCACTCGGGCCTGCCGCAGATGGAGTCGCTGTCGCGCTTCAGCAGCATCCCGGTGGTGGAAACCGGCATCAAAACGGCCGGCAGTGTGTACGAGCGGGTGAAAACAAGCAACGGCCTGCTGACGTGGGGCTTCGAGACGGCCGAATCGCTCACGTACGCACTGATCGACTCGCTGCGCCCGGCCACCAAGATGATCCAGGGGCCGCTGCACCAGCTGGACAGCATCATGTGCAAAAGTCTCGATCTGGTCGAGCAGAAGGTACCCTCGATGTATCTTCCGCCCGAGATGGTACGGTTTATG ATGTTTTGGAACACGAAGGAATACATGTCCGACCATTTGATGAAGCCGGTTCTGTCGCGGGCCAATTCGATGAAAAATTTGGGCCACGCCGTGCTGGAATCGCGCGTCTCCAACTATGCCGCTGGCCGGATCGACGGGGCACTCGTTGTTTGTGACAAATACGTTGAGCGGTATCTTCCGACGGAGCCGCAGGATCAGCCAGACT ATTATCAGCCGGTATCGCTGAGGCGGGCACGTTCCTGGCAGCAGCGCGGCTATCATGCGATTCCATTGACCTGCATGATCCCAAGCGAACGGATGATAGGACTGCACGCCACCAGCCATTGCATGCTGATTGTGTGCCCAAGCATGCATGATCGGATGGGCCCTGGCCAACAGTACCCTGTGCGTATTG CGTGCGGCGCAGCTCCACCGGCAGACGACTCGAACGAGATGCACGTCGTGAAAACGTTCCACCGTGGCCAGCAGCTGTCCCGCAAGCTGAAGCGCCGGCTCACCTTCCGCACCCGCCAGGAGCTGAGCGCGCTGAAGAAGCAAAGTACCGAGGCGGTCCACGTGGTGGCGTACGCGGCCGAACTGATCGCGACAAACCCACGGGAGGCGTTGCAGAAAGCCGTCGAGCTGTGGCGCTACCTCAGCAAGGATGAGCCCGAAAACCAGGCCCGGCCCCGCACGCTCGAGCAGGTGGCCGTACTGTTGACGCGCGAGTCCGCCCGCAAGATGGTGCACCTGATCAACTTTGTCACCGGTGCGGTCACGCGCGTCCCGAAAGCCGTCCGCGCCCAGACGCGCGAGCTGGTGCATCACTTCCTGTTCGCAACCGAGCGGCTGATGAAGACAGTCCATCTGGAGAAGGCAAAGGCGGCGACACTGTCCGAGGCTAGTGGGCTCGTGCACCGCATTCAGCACACCTACGACGATCTGCAGAACCAAACCAACCTGGCACTG CATGGTCAGTTGTCGCTGGCCAACATTGATCGGCACGATTTTATCCATTGGCTTTTGTTGAAAGTG GAACGCTTGGCAGTCTTTCTTTCCGGGCGCTTGGAGGCGGAAAAGATCACCACCAGTGGAAACCCTCGCCGACGCATACAGCCCCGAACGAACAGCAATCCGATGAATTCGAACATTAACGGCGTGTACtaa
- the LOC120896600 gene encoding lipid storage droplets surface-binding protein 1 isoform X3 codes for MVHRQLKRQHSGLPQMESLSRFSSIPVVETGIKTAGSVYERVKTSNGLLTWGFETAESLTYALIDSLRPATKMIQGPLHQLDSIMCKSLDLVEQKVPSMYLPPEMVRFMMFWNTKEYMSDHLMKPVLSRANSMKNLGHAVLESRVSNYAAGRIDGALVVCDKYVERYLPTEPQDQPDYYQPVSLRRARSWQQRGYHAIPLTCMIPSERMIGLHATSHCMLIVCPSMHDRMGPGQQYPVRIACGAAPPADDSNEMHVVKTFHRGQQLSRKLKRRLTFRTRQELSALKKQSTEAVHVVAYAAELIATNPREALQKAVELWRYLSKDEPENQARPRTLEQVAVLLTRESARKMVHLINFVTGAVTRVPKAVRAQTRELVHHFLFATERLMKTVHLEKAKAATLSEASGLVHRIQHTYDDLQNQTNLALERLAVFLSGRLEAEKITTSGNPRRRIQPRTNSNPMNSNINGVY; via the exons ATGG TGCACCGGCAGCTAAAGCGGCAGCACTCGGGCCTGCCGCAGATGGAGTCGCTGTCGCGCTTCAGCAGCATCCCGGTGGTGGAAACCGGCATCAAAACGGCCGGCAGTGTGTACGAGCGGGTGAAAACAAGCAACGGCCTGCTGACGTGGGGCTTCGAGACGGCCGAATCGCTCACGTACGCACTGATCGACTCGCTGCGCCCGGCCACCAAGATGATCCAGGGGCCGCTGCACCAGCTGGACAGCATCATGTGCAAAAGTCTCGATCTGGTCGAGCAGAAGGTACCCTCGATGTATCTTCCGCCCGAGATGGTACGGTTTATG ATGTTTTGGAACACGAAGGAATACATGTCCGACCATTTGATGAAGCCGGTTCTGTCGCGGGCCAATTCGATGAAAAATTTGGGCCACGCCGTGCTGGAATCGCGCGTCTCCAACTATGCCGCTGGCCGGATCGACGGGGCACTCGTTGTTTGTGACAAATACGTTGAGCGGTATCTTCCGACGGAGCCGCAGGATCAGCCAGACT ATTATCAGCCGGTATCGCTGAGGCGGGCACGTTCCTGGCAGCAGCGCGGCTATCATGCGATTCCATTGACCTGCATGATCCCAAGCGAACGGATGATAGGACTGCACGCCACCAGCCATTGCATGCTGATTGTGTGCCCAAGCATGCATGATCGGATGGGCCCTGGCCAACAGTACCCTGTGCGTATTG CGTGCGGCGCAGCTCCACCGGCAGACGACTCGAACGAGATGCACGTCGTGAAAACGTTCCACCGTGGCCAGCAGCTGTCCCGCAAGCTGAAGCGCCGGCTCACCTTCCGCACCCGCCAGGAGCTGAGCGCGCTGAAGAAGCAAAGTACCGAGGCGGTCCACGTGGTGGCGTACGCGGCCGAACTGATCGCGACAAACCCACGGGAGGCGTTGCAGAAAGCCGTCGAGCTGTGGCGCTACCTCAGCAAGGATGAGCCCGAAAACCAGGCCCGGCCCCGCACGCTCGAGCAGGTGGCCGTACTGTTGACGCGCGAGTCCGCCCGCAAGATGGTGCACCTGATCAACTTTGTCACCGGTGCGGTCACGCGCGTCCCGAAAGCCGTCCGCGCCCAGACGCGCGAGCTGGTGCATCACTTCCTGTTCGCAACCGAGCGGCTGATGAAGACAGTCCATCTGGAGAAGGCAAAGGCGGCGACACTGTCCGAGGCTAGTGGGCTCGTGCACCGCATTCAGCACACCTACGACGATCTGCAGAACCAAACCAACCTGGCACTG GAACGCTTGGCAGTCTTTCTTTCCGGGCGCTTGGAGGCGGAAAAGATCACCACCAGTGGAAACCCTCGCCGACGCATACAGCCCCGAACGAACAGCAATCCGATGAATTCGAACATTAACGGCGTGTACtaa
- the LOC120896600 gene encoding lipid storage droplets surface-binding protein 1 isoform X4, with protein MVHRQLKRQHSGLPQMESLSRFSSIPVVETGIKTAGSVYERVKTSNGLLTWGFETAESLTYALIDSLRPATKMIQGPLHQLDSIMCKSLDLVEQKVPSMYLPPEMVRFMMFWNTKEYMSDHLMKPVLSRANSMKNLGHAVLESRVSNYAAGRIDGALVVCDKYVERYLPTEPQDQPDSCGAAPPADDSNEMHVVKTFHRGQQLSRKLKRRLTFRTRQELSALKKQSTEAVHVVAYAAELIATNPREALQKAVELWRYLSKDEPENQARPRTLEQVAVLLTRESARKMVHLINFVTGAVTRVPKAVRAQTRELVHHFLFATERLMKTVHLEKAKAATLSEASGLVHRIQHTYDDLQNQTNLALHGQLSLANIDRHDFIHWLLLKVERLAVFLSGRLEAEKITTSGNPRRRIQPRTNSNPMNSNINGVY; from the exons ATGG TGCACCGGCAGCTAAAGCGGCAGCACTCGGGCCTGCCGCAGATGGAGTCGCTGTCGCGCTTCAGCAGCATCCCGGTGGTGGAAACCGGCATCAAAACGGCCGGCAGTGTGTACGAGCGGGTGAAAACAAGCAACGGCCTGCTGACGTGGGGCTTCGAGACGGCCGAATCGCTCACGTACGCACTGATCGACTCGCTGCGCCCGGCCACCAAGATGATCCAGGGGCCGCTGCACCAGCTGGACAGCATCATGTGCAAAAGTCTCGATCTGGTCGAGCAGAAGGTACCCTCGATGTATCTTCCGCCCGAGATGGTACGGTTTATG ATGTTTTGGAACACGAAGGAATACATGTCCGACCATTTGATGAAGCCGGTTCTGTCGCGGGCCAATTCGATGAAAAATTTGGGCCACGCCGTGCTGGAATCGCGCGTCTCCAACTATGCCGCTGGCCGGATCGACGGGGCACTCGTTGTTTGTGACAAATACGTTGAGCGGTATCTTCCGACGGAGCCGCAGGATCAGCCAGACT CGTGCGGCGCAGCTCCACCGGCAGACGACTCGAACGAGATGCACGTCGTGAAAACGTTCCACCGTGGCCAGCAGCTGTCCCGCAAGCTGAAGCGCCGGCTCACCTTCCGCACCCGCCAGGAGCTGAGCGCGCTGAAGAAGCAAAGTACCGAGGCGGTCCACGTGGTGGCGTACGCGGCCGAACTGATCGCGACAAACCCACGGGAGGCGTTGCAGAAAGCCGTCGAGCTGTGGCGCTACCTCAGCAAGGATGAGCCCGAAAACCAGGCCCGGCCCCGCACGCTCGAGCAGGTGGCCGTACTGTTGACGCGCGAGTCCGCCCGCAAGATGGTGCACCTGATCAACTTTGTCACCGGTGCGGTCACGCGCGTCCCGAAAGCCGTCCGCGCCCAGACGCGCGAGCTGGTGCATCACTTCCTGTTCGCAACCGAGCGGCTGATGAAGACAGTCCATCTGGAGAAGGCAAAGGCGGCGACACTGTCCGAGGCTAGTGGGCTCGTGCACCGCATTCAGCACACCTACGACGATCTGCAGAACCAAACCAACCTGGCACTG CATGGTCAGTTGTCGCTGGCCAACATTGATCGGCACGATTTTATCCATTGGCTTTTGTTGAAAGTG GAACGCTTGGCAGTCTTTCTTTCCGGGCGCTTGGAGGCGGAAAAGATCACCACCAGTGGAAACCCTCGCCGACGCATACAGCCCCGAACGAACAGCAATCCGATGAATTCGAACATTAACGGCGTGTACtaa